One stretch of Anguilla anguilla isolate fAngAng1 chromosome 5, fAngAng1.pri, whole genome shotgun sequence DNA includes these proteins:
- the LOC118226946 gene encoding ankyrin repeat domain-containing protein 50-like: MAPPGPQQGRPFYCREWVFQKLQRCLQEKSNPLAGGSTAPTLQPGGRGAASPSGRGASWGVLLVGGPGCGKTALCRELLWPSRTQGLLRGLHLRSLAFHFCHALDADTLSVGRFVRGLVAQLCRSVLVPGFEEALRDPAAQSLLQPGECERDPAEAFKRCVLLPLLSLKPPQQSLFLLVDSVDEGCQLGEAEPRMGAWSAAESRKGAGSEAEPSKGAGSGEEIRTEAGSEAEPRTGAGSGQELRTEAGSEAEPRTGSEAEPSTGAESETKPRVGAKSEAEPSVGARPCRTIAELLASHHQLLPPWLLLICSSRRQNRAVTKLFTGFRKISLDDLRKAHVVKDVQQYILHRLDQEEALRRHLTKETAEMLNQLHIKSGGCFLYLERVLDGAGDGFLPLREIRHIPGTLNGLYLWLCQRLFARKRFAAVRPVLDAALAARRPLAVKELYHAAWTRDTALTMEEFRRKMDALAELLVEGAAGTRTLFHASFAEWLLDVKHCTPRYLCSAAEGHRMLAMSYSCRARELGPAEVREFALHLVRADLRMEPAQLALWMVWNGTPAQDSLGASPPEEREVLELLVKAGAHVSGGGERGGAGGEPGRRGEESVRALLENGASVNWTDGGGRSLLASAAYGGSLGAVDLLAGRGADLELADGHGQTPLTLAARQGHAAVVERLIGYGAAVDRSDHDGWTALRSAAWAGHAGAVAALLRAGARVDCADADGRTPLRAAAWAGHADIALSLLRHGAQADRADREGRTPLIAAAYAGHRRVAEHLLRHGARLDHQDADGRTALAVAALRAPSGGGGGGGSGGGHASVVGLLVECGAEVDRPDKEGVTPLLAAAYEGHAEAVDLLLEGGADVDHADRSGRTPLLAAASMGHAAVVKALLFWGSAVDGVDAEGRTVLGVAAAQGSVEVVRLLLDRGLDESHRDDAGRAPLHAAAFEGHRAVCQALVDHGARCGEVDNDGRIPLVLAAQEGHRDCVRVLLEACQAGPDQRGYDGRNALRVAAQEGHRDVVELLLAGGADVDCRDADGRTTLYALALENQLGMAECLLEHGAGAEARDPEGRTALHVACWQGHLEMARALVTHGADVNAADGERRSPLQSAAWRGHAAVARLLLDAGARPDHACDQGATALGVAAQEGHAEVVRALLDRGADPNHADRFGRTAVRVATRGGHAHIVQLLEKYGAVRQAGSPPTTKSAAPPRTKSTGTSTGRDDPPPAGPAQTFVCLSECPVSPATRSLPNHSPKSSQNSLRTASSAGTGRTTPADGVPPPSHTLQVQQRSLPRRRDRGSGAAPASASRSPSSDREGNRVKLAPKGRRSGSGGGGGSGRSGSGRRKFQNGPAPEYDMSRLAVRPTDPLRNSQQGGAENKRNAVATGPKYHLQGQQGFLCRGEGYPIREPELYPIREAELSLKRALMLSEAADPSLSCKKETPL; the protein is encoded by the exons aTGGCCCCCCCCGGACCCCAGCAAGGCAGGCCCTTCTACTGCAGGGAGTGGGTGTTCCAGAAGCTCCAGCGCTGCCTGCAGGAGAAGTCCAACCCCCTGGCGGGGGGGAGCACCGCCCCCACCCTACAGCCAGGCGGCAGGGGGGCCGCCTCGCCCTCGGGTAGAGGGGCGTCCTGGGGGGTGCTGCTGGTGGGGGGGCCGGGCTGTGGGAAGACCGCTCTCTGCAGGGAGCTGCTGTGGCCCAGCAGGACTCAGGGGCTCCTCCGCGGCCTGCACCTCCGGAGCCTGGCCTTCCACTTCTGCCACGCCCTGGACGCCGACACCCTGAGCGTCGGCCGCTTCGTCCGCGGGCTGGTGGCCCAGCTGTGCCGCAGCGTCCTGGTGCCCGGGTTCGAGGAGGCGCTGCGAGACCCTGCCGCCCAGAGCCTCCTGCAGCCCGGAGAGTGCGAGAGGGACCCTGCTGAGGCCTTCAAGAG gtGCGTGTTGCTCCCCCTCCTGTCCCTGAAACCCCCGCAGCAGTCCCTGTTCCTCCTGGTGGACTCGGTTGATGAAGGCTGCCAGCTGGGTGAGGCGGAGCCCAGAATGGGGGCGTGGTCAGCGGCGGAGTCCAGAAAAGGGGCGGGATCAGAGGCAGAGCCCAGTAAGGGGGCGGGTTCAGGGGAGGAGATCAGGACAGAGGCGGGATCAGAGGCGGAGCCCAGGACAGGGGCAGGGTCAGGGCAGGAGCTCAGGACGGAGGCGGGATCAGAGGCGGAGCCTAGGACGGGATCGGAGGCGGAGCCCAGTacgggggcggagtcagagacGAAGCCCAGAGTGGGGGCGAAGTCAGAGGCGGAGCCCAGTGTGGGGGCGAGGCCCTGCAGGACCATCGCTGAACTTctggccagccaccaccagctCCTGCCCCCCTGGCTGCTCCTCATCTGCTCCTCCCGCCGCCAGAACAGGGCCGTCACCAAGCTGTTCACAG GGTTCCGTAAGATCAGCCTGGACGACCTGCGGAAGGCGCACGTGGTGAAGGACGTGCAGCAGTACATCCTGCACCGGCTCGACCAGGAGGAGGCGCTGCGCCGCCACCTGACCAAGGAGACGGCCGAGATGCTCAACCAGCTGCACATCAAGAGCGGCGGCTGCTTCCTGTACCTGGAGCGCGTGCTGGACGGCGCCGGCGACGGCTTCCTGCCGCTGCGCGAGATCCGCCACATCCCCGGCACGCTCAACGGCCTCTACCTGTGGCTGTGCCAGCGCCTGTTCGCCCGCAAGCGCTTCGCCGCCGTGCGGCCCGTCCTGGACGCCGCGCTGGCCGCCCGCCGCCCGCTCGCCGTCAAGGAGCTGTACCACGCGGCGTGGACCCGCGACACGGCGCTCACCATGGAGGAGTTCCGCCGGAAGATGGACGCCCTGGCCGAGCTGCTGGTGGAGGGCGCGGCGGGGACCAGGACGCTCTTCCACGCCAGCTTCGCAGAGTGGCTGCTGGACGTGAAGCACTGCACGCCCCGGTACCTGTGCAGCGCCGCCGAGGGCCACCGCATGCTCGCCATGAGCTACAGCTGCCGCGCGCGCGAGCTGGGCCCGGCCGAGGTGCGCGAGTTCGCCCTCCACCTGGTCCGGGCCGACCTGCGGATGGAGCCGGCGCAGCTGGCGCTGTGGATGGTGTGGAACGGGACCCCGGCGCAGGACTCCCTGGGCGCCTCCCCGCCGGAGgagcgggaggtgctggagctcCTGGTCAAGGCCGGGGCGCACGTGAGCGGAGGgggcgagcggggcggggccggcggggaGCCGGGCCGGCGGGGGGAGGAGTCCGTGCGGGCGCTCCTGGAGAACGGCGCCTCCGTCAACTGGACGGACGGCGGCGGGCGGAGCCTGCTGGCCAGCGCGGCGTACGGCGGCAGCCTGGGCGCGGTGGACCTGCTGGCGGGCCGGGGGGCGGACCTGGAGCTGGCGGACGGGCACGGGCAGACGCCGCTCACGCTGGCGGCCCGGCAGGGGCACGCCGCGGTGGTGGAGCGGCTGATCGGCTACGGCGCCGCCGTGGACCGCAGCGACCACGACGGCTGGACGGCGCTGCGCTCGGCGGCCTGGGCGGGGCACGCGGGGGCGGTGGCGGCCCTGCTGCGGGCCGGCGCCAGGGTGGACTGCGCCGACGCCGACGGGCGCACGCCGCTCCGGGCCGCCGCCTGGGCGGGCCACGCGGACATCGCGCTCAGCCTCCTCCGGCACGGGGCCCAGGCCGACCGGGCCGACCGCGAGGGGAGGACGCCGCTCATCGCCGCCGCCTACGCGGGCCACCGCCGCGTCGCCGAGCACCTGCTGCGCCACGGCGCCCGGCTGGACCACCAGGACGCCGACGGCAGGACCGCGCTGGCCGTGGCGGCGCTGCGAGCTCCTtccggcgggggcgggggcgggggcagcggcggcggccACGCCTCCGTGGTCGGCCTCCTCGTGGAGTGCGGCGCGGAGGTGGACCGCCCGGACAAAGAGGGCGTGACGCCCCTGCTGGCGGCGGCGTACGAGGGCCACGCCGAGGCGGTGGACCTGCTcctggagggcggggccgacGTGGACCACGCCGACCGCAGTGGCCGCACCCCCCTGCTGGCGGCGGCGTCCATGGGCCACGCCGCCGTGGTGAAGGCGCTGCTCTTCTGGGGCTCGGCCGTGGACGGCGTGGACGCCGAGGGCCGCACGGTGCTGGGCGTGGCCGCCGCCCAGGGGAGCGTGGAGGTGGTGCGCCTCCTGCTGGACCGCGGGCTGGACGAGAGCCATCGGGACGACGCCGGCCGGGCCCCGCTCCACGCCGCCGCCTTCGAGGGCCACCGCGCCGTCTGCCAGGCCCTGGTGGACCACGGCGCCCGCTGCGGCGAGGTGGACAACGACGGGCGCATCCCGCTGGTGCTGGCCGCCCAGGAGGGGCACCGCGACTGCGTGCGGGTGCTGCTGGAGGCCTGCCAGGCCGGCCCGGACCAGCGCGGGTACGACGGGCGCAACGCCCTGCGGGTGGCGGCCCAGGAGGGCCACCGCGACGTCGTGGAGCTCCTGCTGGCCGGCGGCGCCGACGTGGACTGCCGGGACGCGGACGGGCGCACCACGCTCTACGCCCTGGCGCTGGAGAACCAGCTGGGCATGGCCGAGTGCCTGCTGGAGCACGGCGCGGGCGCGGAGGCCAGGGACCCCGAAGGCAGGACGGCGCTGCACGTGGCCTGCTGGCAGGGCCACCTGGAGATGGCGCGGGCGCTGGTCACCCACGGCGCCGACGTCAACGCCGCCGACGGGGAGCGGCGCTCACCGCTGCAGTCGGCGGCCTGGCGGGGGCACGCGGCGGTGGCGCGCCTCCTGCTGGACGCCGGGGCGCGGCCGGACCACGCCTGCGACCAGGGGGCCACCGCGCTGGGCGTCGCCGCGCAGGAGGGCCACGCCGAGGTCGTGCGGGCCCTGCTGGACCGCGGAGCCGACCCCAACCACGCCGACCGCTTCGGGCGCACCGCCGTGCGGGTGGCCACCAGGGGGGGCCACGCGCACATCGTCCAGCTCCTGGAGAAGTACGGCGCCGTGCGCCAGGCCGggagcccccccaccaccaagaGCGCAGCGCCCCCCCGCACCAAATCCACTGGCACAAGCACGGGACGGGACGACCCTCCGCCCGCGGGCCCCGCCCAAACTTTCGTCTGCCTGTCCGAGTGCCCCGTCTCTCCGGCCACCCGCTCCctccccaaccactcccccaagagttcccagaattccctgcgCACCGCCTCCTCCGCCGGCACCGGCCGGACCACGCCCGCGGACGGCGTCCCGCCTCCCAGCCACACCCTGCAGGTCCAGCAGCGCTCCCTCCCGCGCAGGCGGGACCGGGGGTCCGGCGCCGCCCCCGCGTCCGCCAGCCGCTCCCCGTCCAGCGACCGCGAGGGAAACCGCGTCAAACTCGCCCCCAAGGGCCGAAGGTccgggagcggcggcggcggcggctccggCAGGTCGGGCTCGGGGCGGAGAAAGTTCCAGAACGGCCCGGCGCCGGAGTACGACATGAGCCGGCTCGCCGTCAGGCCGACGGACCCTCTGCGCAAcagccagcagggcggcgccgaGAACAAGCGCAACGCTGTGGCGACCGGCCCCAAATATCACCTGCAGGGCCAGCAGGGCTTCCTGTGCAGAGGGGAGGGCTACCCAATCAGAGAGCCCGAACTCTACCCAATCAGAGAGGCCGAACTGAGCCTGAAACGGGCCCTCATGTTGAGCGAAGCAGCCGACCCTTCTCTTAGCTGTAAGAAGGAGACGCCCTTGTAG